CGGGGTGCCGCTGTACGCCGGGGACACGCTGACCCTGTCCGGCACGGTCACCGCACTCGACGGCGACGACATCCATATCGACGTGGTGGGCCGGGACAGCCTCGGCGACCACGTGACGGCGAAAGTCGTCATCGCCTACCGGAGGACGGCCTGATGACCACCCAGAGCATCGCCGGGCGCGCGGCCATCGTCGGCATCGGCGCCACCGATTTCTCCAAGGACTCCGGGCGCAGCGAACTGCGCCTGGCCGCCGAGGCGGTCAATGCCGCGCTGGCCGACGCCGGTCTCACGCCCGGTGACGTCGACGGCCTGACCACCTTCACCATGGACACCAACACCCAGGCCGCGGTCGCCAGGGCGGTGGGCATCCCGCAGCTGAAGTTCTTCAGCCACATCGGTTACGGCGGCGGCGCGGCCTGCGCCACGATCCAGCAGGCGGCCATGGCGGTGGCCACCGGCATCGCCGATGTGGTGGTGGCCTATCGCGCCTTCAACGAGCGGTCGGTGTCCCGGTTCGGTCAGTTCTCCACCGCGCTCGCGACCGCCCCGACCTCCTCGGGCATCGACGCGGGCTGGTCCTATCCGCAGGGCTTGGGCACGCCCGCCGCGCAGGTGGCCATGGTGGCCCGGCGCTACATGCACGTATACGGCGCCACCAGTGCGGATTTCGGACGGGTCGCGGTGGCCGATCGTAAGCACGCCGCGGTGAATCCGGCCGCCTTCTTCTACGGCAAGCCGATTTCCCTGGCGGACCACCAGAATTCGCGCTGGATCGCCGAACCGCTGCACCTGCTCGACTGCTGCCAGGAGTCCGACGGCGGGGTGGCGATCGTGGTGACCAGCGTCGAACGGGCCCGCGACCTACCGCAGCGACCCGCGGTGATCGCCGCCGCCGCACAGGGTTCCGGCGCCGACCAGTACGTCATGACGAGCTACTACCGCGACGCCATGGACGGCCTGCCGGAGATGGGTCTGGTCGGCGACCAGCTCTGGGCACAGAGTGGTTTGCGGCCCGACGACATGCAGGCCGCGATCCTCTACGACCACTTCACCCCGTTCGTGCTCATGCAGTTGGAGGAGCTCGGGTTCTGCGGGCGCGGTGAGGCCAAGGATTTCATCGCCGACGGCGCCATCGAGGTCGGCGGCAGGCTGCCGCTGAACACCCACGGCGGCCAGCTCGGCGAGGCCTACATCCACGGCATGAACGGTATCGCCGAGGCGGTCCGCCAGATTCGCGGCACGTCGGTGAACCCGGTGGACGACCTGACGAACATCCTGGTCACGGCTGGTACCGGCGTGCCGACGTCGGGATTGGTGCTCAGCGCCAACTGATCCCGCTTCCGTTGGCCCCGAAAACGCGCGGGGCCAACGGATGTGCGTCAGTGCTCCGGCTTGCCGGGCTGATCGTGGGTGGAGCAGTGGATGCCGCCGCCGCCCGCGGCGATCTCGTCGATCGGCACCGGGACGACGTCGCGGCCCGGCAGGTGATCGCGCAGGATGCCCTGCGCGCGATCGTCGGCAGCGCGGTCGCCGAACTCGGGCAGGAATACCGCGCCGTTGGCGATGTAGAAGTTCGCGTAGCTGGACACGAATTCGTCGCCCTCGCCGGTGATCCGGTCGGGATCGGGCTGCGGCAGATCGATCACCTCGAGCTTGCGGCCACGCGCGTCGGTCGCCTCCGCCAGCACACGCCGGGCCTGATCGCTGGAACGCGACCAAGAGTCGGCCGGCGCACCGGGGAAAGGCTTGTCCAGCAGCACGACTCCCGGCGCGATGTAGCGGACCAGGCAGTCGATGTGCGCGTCGGTGATGTCCTCGCCGCGCACGCCCTCGAACCAGATCACCTTCTCGATGCCGAGGGTCTGCTTCAGCTCGGCTTCGAGCTGGTCGCGGCTCTTGCCCGGGTTGCGGTTGTCGTTGACGATCGAACTCTCGGTGACCAGCAACGTGCCCTGGCCGTCGGTTTCCAACGCGCCGCCCTCGGCGACGAACGGCGCCGAGTAGCTGGGAATGCTGTAGCGCGACAGCAGGTTCCGGCCGAGCGGGCCGTCGTTGGGATGCGGCTGCTTGTTGCCCCAGCCGTTGAAGTGCAGGTCGACGCCGACGACCTTGCCCGCCTGTTCGACGAAGACCGGGACGGTGTCGCGGGCCCACAGGTCGTCGACCTCGAGCGCGATCACCTCGACGCCGCTGCCGCACTGCTTTTGCGCGTCTTTCACCTGGCCGGCCCTGGCCAGCATGACCACATACTCGTACTCGGCGATCTCGCGGGCCAGTCCGGCGATGTCCTTGCGCACGTCGCCGAGATAGTTCCCCCAGATCGCGGCCTGCGCGGGCCAGGACATATAGGTGCGGGCGTGGCTCTCCCATTCGGCGCCGAAACGGCCGCCGGGACCGGCGGGTTCCGGGGTCGGCGTCGCGGTCGCGGACGGTTCCGACGAGCCGCACGCCGACATGCCCGCGGCGAGCAGACCCGCCCCCGCGAGGACGCTGAACACAGAACGGCGAGACATGGGGTTCTCCATAACGGGCTCCGATAGTCGGTGATCTCTGGGCGAGAATCCTGACTAAAATTTTAGTCAGGATTGCACTGTACCATTGACCCCATGTCTCGTCGTGATTCGATCTTGGAGTCGGCCGCCCGCGTGGTCGCGCAGCGCGGTATCCGTGGCCTGCGGGTGGAGGAGCTGGCCGAGGCGGCCGGTGTCTCCACCTCGCTGATCTACTACCACTTCAAGGACAGAGCCGGCCTGCTCGCGCAGACCCTGGACTTCATCAGCACCCGCGCCGAGCGCTACACCGACGCCGAGATCGACGCCGACGCCGACCCGGTCGGCCATCTCGAACAGGTGCTGCTGCTGGAATTGCAGGACCTGCCGGTGGTGGTGGAGAACAGCATCGCGTGGGGCGAGTACTGCTCCGCCGCCATCTTCCAGCCCGAACTCCGCGATCAATTGCGCGAGGCCACGGCGCGCTGGAACGGCTACCTGAGCGAAGTGATCGGCACGGCGCAGGAGCGCGGTCTCGTCGATGTCGAGGTGGTTCCCGGCGATGTGGCCGAACGGCTCACCGCACTGGTCGAGGGGCTCAGCATGCGCTGGCTGAGCGGCTCGCTCGAGCTCCCGCGCGCCCGCGAATTGGTTTGCGGCGCCATCGCTCTCGAACTCGGCCGGGTCGGAGTCGCGTGACCACCCGGCATCTCGTGGACGCGCACGTCCTGCTCATCCGGGACGGCCGGTTGCTGCTCAGCAAGCGGCGCGGCGCCGACGAATTCGACGGCCGCTGGCATCTCCCGGCGGGCAAGGTCGAGGTCGGCGAGTCGGCGACCGCCGCGGCGGTACGCGAGGCGAACGAGGAGATCGGCGTCCACATCGACCCGGCCGACCTACGCCACGTCCACACCGCGCACGTCATCGGCAACGGACACGAGCCACGACTCGGTCTCTTCTTCGAGGTTCGGACCTGGCGCGGTGAGCCGGTCAACCGCGAGCCGGACAAGTGCTACGAACTGCGCTGGTTCCCCCTCGGCGCCCTCCCCGCCGACATCATCGCCTATCCCACCGCAGGCATCAGCGCCCTGACCACCGGTGCCACCTACAGTGAGCGCGGGTGGACTGCCGAAAAGTAGCAGACCGCGGACCAATGTAGTAACATTCCTACATAGCTGCTGAGGAGGGTCGATGGCGGCGACCACGATGACGAGCCGGGAGTTCAATCAGGACACCGGTCGAGCCAAGAGGGCCACGTCGAGTGGGCCGGTCATCATCACGGATAGGGGGCGTCCGGTGCATGTGCTTTTGAGTTATGAGGATTACCAACGACTTACGGGAGGTGGCATGACGATCGTCGACTTGCTCAGCCTG
This genomic stretch from Nocardia brasiliensis ATCC 700358 harbors:
- a CDS encoding NUDIX hydrolase, which encodes MTTRHLVDAHVLLIRDGRLLLSKRRGADEFDGRWHLPAGKVEVGESATAAAVREANEEIGVHIDPADLRHVHTAHVIGNGHEPRLGLFFEVRTWRGEPVNREPDKCYELRWFPLGALPADIIAYPTAGISALTTGATYSERGWTAEK
- a CDS encoding type II toxin-antitoxin system Phd/YefM family antitoxin; its protein translation is MAATTMTSREFNQDTGRAKRATSSGPVIITDRGRPVHVLLSYEDYQRLTGGGMTIVDLLSLPEDAPDIDLDLPEPGEHARGADLD
- a CDS encoding agmatine deiminase family protein — its product is MSRRSVFSVLAGAGLLAAGMSACGSSEPSATATPTPEPAGPGGRFGAEWESHARTYMSWPAQAAIWGNYLGDVRKDIAGLAREIAEYEYVVMLARAGQVKDAQKQCGSGVEVIALEVDDLWARDTVPVFVEQAGKVVGVDLHFNGWGNKQPHPNDGPLGRNLLSRYSIPSYSAPFVAEGGALETDGQGTLLVTESSIVNDNRNPGKSRDQLEAELKQTLGIEKVIWFEGVRGEDITDAHIDCLVRYIAPGVVLLDKPFPGAPADSWSRSSDQARRVLAEATDARGRKLEVIDLPQPDPDRITGEGDEFVSSYANFYIANGAVFLPEFGDRAADDRAQGILRDHLPGRDVVPVPIDEIAAGGGGIHCSTHDQPGKPEH
- a CDS encoding TetR/AcrR family transcriptional regulator; protein product: MSRRDSILESAARVVAQRGIRGLRVEELAEAAGVSTSLIYYHFKDRAGLLAQTLDFISTRAERYTDAEIDADADPVGHLEQVLLLELQDLPVVVENSIAWGEYCSAAIFQPELRDQLREATARWNGYLSEVIGTAQERGLVDVEVVPGDVAERLTALVEGLSMRWLSGSLELPRARELVCGAIALELGRVGVA
- a CDS encoding lipid-transfer protein, with the protein product MTTQSIAGRAAIVGIGATDFSKDSGRSELRLAAEAVNAALADAGLTPGDVDGLTTFTMDTNTQAAVARAVGIPQLKFFSHIGYGGGAACATIQQAAMAVATGIADVVVAYRAFNERSVSRFGQFSTALATAPTSSGIDAGWSYPQGLGTPAAQVAMVARRYMHVYGATSADFGRVAVADRKHAAVNPAAFFYGKPISLADHQNSRWIAEPLHLLDCCQESDGGVAIVVTSVERARDLPQRPAVIAAAAQGSGADQYVMTSYYRDAMDGLPEMGLVGDQLWAQSGLRPDDMQAAILYDHFTPFVLMQLEELGFCGRGEAKDFIADGAIEVGGRLPLNTHGGQLGEAYIHGMNGIAEAVRQIRGTSVNPVDDLTNILVTAGTGVPTSGLVLSAN